GTATGTGGTAACATTCAATCAAGGATGTATGTAATGAATTTATCGTAAAAAACGTACCAGCCCTAAATAATCAACGtatcaatatatgtaaatagttttagttaatgaaattaaaaatataggtatCTAACTGggcaaattaacaaaaaataaatacccattgaagtaaataaatcaaataaaatacaaaccaCTATCAATAAATCAATTCCAGCAGCAAATATCCAGTAATTATTAGCTAATTCAGCGATCCGCTAACATGGCGGACAATGTCCGAAAAAATTTTTTCCCCccaaaaacaacattaaaggCGCGTGTTCCAACAAGTTTTATACACAACCAGTTTGATTCCTGAACGTATCGCGAATTTGTTGCCATTGTTAATAACTCACTATgctatattgttaataaataataacactattttttaattcgcGATGCGTGTTGCGTGTCGCTTGTTGTGTGTCACGCTTTAAGAcaggtttttaatttataattcgctataaattctatagtttttaatattatttttaaaacgtatttaaactatttaataacaataatctgTAAAAACCTTGGTCATCATTGAACAcgatgtattaatattttattgattattgtttaattgttAGACAATTAAAATAGCATAATTTATTACCTACCTGCTAGTTTCCAAGTTAAAGGCAATTCCTTAAAATCATGTCTCAGGAAGTAGCTAAATTCTTATAGGAatgtttctataataaattaatattaaactagcATCAAATAACTATAAGTAGGTAGGTATTTTAATGTGACCAcaatatgtacttatatataaatttttttgcataCCAGATAAGTAGGTATATGCTtaccctatatatatatatatatatatatatatatatgtaaaaaatatatgacattgaGATTTGATAtctttgttttctatttatacaTAGGTAGGTACTAAGTAGGTACCTTCATGCTAACTTAACAACTACTTAACTAATAAGCGTATTAACCAAATTATTTAGCACCTTAACcagaattaaagttatttttcattatatactacTTAAGGATATTACTTGAATgtcttatttttcatatctgtAATCCGTAGGTAGTTAGTTATATGGGTATGACTGAAGTTTAAGTAATGTGATTAGTAATCTTGATTAAGTTATGTATAGGTACTACTTATAactatgtaggtatatataataaaattttaataattaaaaatgtttttttatcatatctcCATACCTACACTCGgttaaaaacttctttaaaGGGAATACCTACCTACCTTGTACCTACCTGTAACCCGATATATGTAGATAGGTACCTAGTAATATACCAGGTATGTAttggatgtaaaaaaaattaaattcatcaaaattcaAACTTAAAGTGACGtcactaaataataaacttgtaagtaattaaatatctagTAGATAtcttgtgatattttataagcacagaaaaaaaattagttgtCAGTATTAACGTGCGAATATCGTTAttcaaaaagatattattgatatttatgaattaataaataacaaaaatacgtaggtaataaaaattatttaacatatatgtaagtatattttcCTAGAGAATTTCCATGtaggtacaaaataaattaaacgtagATATTTAGACAGTTTAGGTTTAAAAGGATAGGAACACCCAGTAGGCAATATTTAGCTATCTCAGTGGGATCTAGGTACCGGACGTATCACGTATGGGTGGATACCTATTAGGCAGGCACGTTATACCTACAGGAGAATCAAGAAAGTACCTCAGtgcatattacaaaataatttaagtagcAAAACATACGTATTGGATACCTAGTAAACtgataaatctaaaaaaaactagtaatgttacataaattatatatttctactcTTTAGGTAGTTCatgttagatatttttttaggaaaatggaagtggattaaaaaaataacaacaatgcCTGCCAGCTATAagcgaaataaaagaaaccgGCCAGTACCaacattaagaaaattaaaatactaaacgTGGCATCGTGATTTGAAAATGGAACGCGCGATTTGGCGCCAAAATCCGTCCGTCCCGAGAGCAGACCGCGCCTCACACACACGCCACGCCCCACACACTGCGGCCAATAGCGACACTCTAACACCCCGACGCATATTGATCTGCGGACACACCGTTTACATTTCGACATATCACACGCTAAACACCGACAAACAATAACATGTGATACTGCTTCAACCTAATTACaactttaactttataataataaagtacaaTATTGTAGGAATACTAGGTTAAAACTTACGCCATTTCTGTCTTGGAagaaagtataatttattattctgttGAACTATTTCAAACTGGTCCTTAGTGtgagagaaataaaattgagatTTCAAACTcgacatttaattattgtaaaaattaagataaattaagttaaagatagaggaactattaaaaaataactctatttatagaattttaaccAATTTTGAATCTAAATAGGtgtcaaagaaataaaaataaaataaatagtgacttttcctaaaataaataatttttttttaaagtctatACAAGTGTTAcgattattaattaagataaatattaaacatggaGTGGATatgtaagaaattaaattgatgATTACTAGTGACatctaatgttataatatagtactttaattatttttttatttagatgtaTCAAATACCGAACAGTTGTCCTATTAGTCAGTAGGTGGCACTAAACTCTAAACAGGCGACGTGTGTTGTATAACAGTGAAGCAATGTTTTGTggaaaaaaagtattgaaatataaatacattatttataattcttaaataagaaaaacctttattattctttaaaaaatatttagaaccCTTTTCccgttattattaatattttattcttttacttGTAACTCTGATCAAGACAAACCTTGAAAACATAAACAggcttaatttttattttaaaaaactgttataaaGCAACACTTTGTACGAAAACGTTTACTGCTATCGTAGCAACCACAGGTAAGGTAAGGTACACTTAATATGAGTAAGATGCGTAACTCCGTGGTTTTTTTCTGGTCATAGTGGTAATCCTCTCCCGATAGGTGGCGCTTCAAATTTTTCAAACTGCAGCTAGATGGCAGTGCTTATGGCATTgctttataagaatattatttttaatctttaaaagtGGCTAACCAGttgaaatttaacttaagTTCAACGTAGAAgtgaataaatttgatttaagttaaaaccaatattaaataaaattcttatatttgattgattttCCATACATAGATTTTGGgtataatagataatatatcttacaaaaaaaaaatcctaaaatatATGGGAGGAATGTCATCAGTTCCAATTAATTTTCAactaataatgattaaaattcaTCATATACTTAATGTCCTATCTTAATTCAACATTTTACAGAATGATTTCACACATCAGAAACCTATGatatatcctttttttttttattaaatacacggACATGtacaaaacatacatttttttttaatttgggtGTGAAGGAGTTTTAACCCTTATGACCTTAAATCCTCCTCTGGACATACAAGTGTACTAATTTTCAGATCCTTGTgagataaaaatgaattaaataaattaattgcaagtaatttataaggaggaaaaaattaataccgaTATTGTaagaaagtataataatatgactACATTTACTACCTCAAAACGAAAtgctttgatatattttaattaaatcatgtaGAAACTTATTCGAGATAtagactaaaataaaaaatataataataaaaaatattttttttattaaataaaaaaaaaattataaatttttataatttttataataataaataaaatataataatatattttttttaattagtaagtattatataatctataaacTTATATCAATTCACAGacagataaatatttgtcacaATGACCATccaataatacaatttattctatattctatatatatacagaaaactcatgaaaaaaattacatctatgttaaatgaaatcattgttttatcagaatactattactatagaaatgtgtataaaattaacttaaacataCATTCCAAGTGCATATAATgtgttaaattaatgaaaacatgTCAGTTGTGATTTCAATGTTTGaatcatacaatatattatatattattattttaaagcataaACTAAACGTTTTCCTCTTTGTCTGTTTTGATTGGTTCATTTAATACTAGAGGTATATCCACACTCTTCGGAACCCAGCCGGCCGATTCCtcatcaatttttttcttttccatTTGCATTCTCTCATATTCTTCAATTTCTATTATGTATTTCGGTGTtgttataccaaaaaaatttgCCAATGTCTCTCCGGCGTAATCCAATGCCCCGAGTACTTTGGAACCAGATTTCCATGTCTGGTATGTGAACCAAGGACCCCAGGACAATGTTTTCTATAAGGAATAAAAACTCGATTGCAACTTAATAActtgaaactaaaaaaacttatatctaaaactatgtttttcatatatgtatattataaaaaaaacattatcctACACTCTGACCAGAATGACCAGAATTACAGATCTCCTGCCTAAAACAGGATAAAAAGCCGAAAaacataagtttattaaattgtatcttaGTTATAACGTTAACTCACTGGATCTACGACTTCATTGTCCTTAGGAGCACTATCTAATTCTGTAACTTGGTTTTCTTCCATTATTTCCTCGATCCCATCACTAAAATGAATTACTTTTATCGGTCGACTCAAATTCACCTCAACTTGAGAATTATGCAGCTCTTTTTTTGATTCCATTTTGCTACtactttattgtatatttacaaaaattaaaatataaacatgagTCATAAGCAGTCATTGTTTTGTCATATGACATATTATGACAGTCAAGATGTTAACATTTCTAAAAATCAACtgattattcaataatatctgTGCTGTTTAAGATCTACTAACAAATCTTGTTGCCATTTAAACAACaagatatgtttaaaaatacatacctaattttttttaattatttatattattgttaattcttCAACTTTGACAGCGTTATCGGGGTCAtacctatatttaatatgaagttaCCTACCAAATATTGAGTGTAAATTTCATCCGACAAATATAAAAGGTTGAGATTAGCAAATTTTCCATATTTCCAGTGTGAATGAATACAtagcataaatttttttaattttttcaatatttattctgtaCTTTTGAAATCTGACATTCTGTTTTATAGTCTGTGTAGTCTATTCAAACTCCActaaaaattgaaaacagaattatttaaaaacaaaaataccaatttttctcaagttttgaaaatactttttttcgtaatattgttattggCAGCTAAAGATGGAAATCATTTGCAGAGCTTGTCTATCCAAACATGAACAAACGGATCTTTTACAATATTCTGAGAAAAATAGACGATTGTTTGTATATTGCACAGGATTGCAGGTTGGTTTAAGTATCCttactaatttatttcaattattttcctattatataattaacgttTCAAAGCATTATTATGCTTAAGTTAGCACAAGACGAAAACTAAgtcatttcttaaattttattcattatatatatatttccaactCAGGTGAAAAGAAATGATGCTTTTGCTTTTCAAATGTGCAAGGATTGTTATATCAACATGAAGGTGGCTTGCCATTTTAAGAAGACTTGTAGAAATtccgataaaaaaattaaaaagtattcagCCATCAAAGAAAGTGGacattatatagatatttatgattttcttaAAGACAATGACGATCCAATAAAATTACGGTAATGGTTACGTCttatttaattcctttttaatGTTGTATCAAGTGTAGATGTgtacgatattttttaatatttccaggCTACCATTAAATTTGGGTAACAGTCCATCACCATACAGAAGAGATGAAGACAATGGTAAGTTGctcatttatttagtttttttttaaatgtcattgaGATAGTGGCTGACTGAAATTCTGACTGGTGGTGATGACaatgaaaaagtttaatatcatgtaattataaaaatatcacttgtaaataatactttattactaTTTCTCTTTTAAGTCTTTTAGTCTACTCGTTTGTACTTGTTactaattgaatattaactaatatctatgttttttcttataagtaatatgtaacaaaataaacactttttttgCACATACTTATCTagctttaaatagtttttacatatatttttttaagaatcaaCATGTACAAGCATCCAGAACTTCATGACGGACATCCTTCAAGAGCTGCCAGATTCCGAAGCTAACATCATCAAACAGGTTATTGAAGAAGAGGCTGACATACTCGAAGATTCACTCGACTCACACTGGCTAGAAGACCTGTCGGATAATGAGCTCGGAATGGATTTCAGGTTTGTTGTTTTTGATTCAGTTGCTATTGAATTAATgaaggaattttaaatatggctGCATGATGACGAGTTGAGAAAGGTTTTTGGGTTTCTGTCCTCAGTGTATTGGataaatgaatgaattttattaaatgaaactaagtttagaaaaatattaagctaTAAGgccttaataatatataagattggATATGTTCTTTTaactcaaatttaaaattttagtttaccAAACTCCTTTAACACcctaaatatctttttttattaattaatgtgacATTAGCTTAATGTCAAGTTAACTTCaaaagattgttttatatttactcaacattatacatttataatgttcaCTTTTAGTTTCAGCCCGTTTTCAACCCCAAGGACACTTCAGAATGACAAAGACGATGACATTTCGACTTCAAAGacattgaataataatgaagaaatcaaaataaataaaacacatgaaTGCAgcttagataatattataactaggAGCATGGACATTGATCTGGAATCACTGGACAAAAGAATTAACTGCGAGGCTGGGAGTAATGTATGTGTGATTGATATTAACATAGAGAACGCTTTGAAAAACACAGCAGAGAAGGTTATGTTAGACGATCTACTATCAACACCTCCAGGTTAGAATGTTatagctttaaatttatttgttttttaacatCAATAATAACCtaacaagttatttaaattgtcattaattttatacaaatgttgGCTACCCTCAatatagacattttattttattattcaacaagtaaataatttaataaaattagttttgatatattcatgttggtattatttaattacagtttTACCGAACGTGACATCACCGGCTACTCCacttataaagaatattctgTTTGGGGATATGGAAGAAACATCACGTTATAATGATGAACCACTAACAAGAACGACAgaaatcaaagaaaatattgaagttatagatgaatttttatacaaaaatgtattaaatgatGTAAATACAGAAGACggttataatgatattaacgAAATAGAGAGATATTTGACTAAACcagaaataaaaaggaaaaatttaGAAGATATACCAtcagcaaaaaataaatattgcataacaaatttttattgtaaaatgtgTGATAggaaatttaagaatttggTCGCTTTGAAAGTGCACTGTGCTAAATATCACAAACTTAAGATTCCAAAAGATAATGTTGCCaggataagaaaaaaaatgatttgtgACTATTGcgggaaaatatttaattcgcCAAGATGTATAATCAAGCATATTGAAAATCATAaggttatatatgtttttttaatcgatcgatggaaaaattaaagtcaatatatatcagtattataagaaatttttattattttccagaATCCTGTGTCATATGAATGTAAAAGATGTTCGCTGAAATTTGATACAAAGTCGAAGTTGAGACTTCATCAAGGCACTCACGAGCATAATGCCAAcaacaataatgttataaaggtattcattatattacatggcattttttttttattgataatttcattttaactgTACCTGAAagatgaaactagtattattcggatttactacgcggattttattatttaaaaactacataatcccgaagtttcggttacttttcagcaaccgtgatcacgggcagacgaggtggcAGACGACACATCTCATCTGCccgtaaatccgaataatactagtttcatttaaatgaatacacgcgaaaatcttagatctcagtaCCTGAAAGATATTCAATTGTCATAACATCATAAGTGTGGTACTTAACAAAGTAATCATAGgccaaatatgcatttcattatattgGAAAAGACCTCTTTTAGTACTGGAATAGCTATTTGCTAATTGTAGTTAACAACTGCTATAACAATGgcttctaaattaaattttaaaaaatcggaCGATTCGTTTGAGAGGAACGATGTcatagacagacagacatcCAAACATTAATCTCAACATCATACTTATTAAACGCCTCTCTTTGTACTGgaccttaaaaattaaaatagtcttctattctaaatattcttcTATGTTAAGTTATATAGGTGCTAATGTtccagaaaaaatatatgtacttttaataagtatattacagttaaaagtattattatttaacaattaatggTATacctttttttgtattttatacctAAGCTTTTATAGTCCTCTGCTAAAGATGTCTTCATATTACATAGTCTGTGTGGtattccaaatttttttagcaaaggaataaaattaattttgttttctgatATATTATCACCCATCAATATGAATggaatgatattaattttcatgttttaaataatataaacagccaatgttaattttattagaaaaatgcTAGTTCATATTGTCTTTGaacttttttatactattcagatattaatataaatactttaataatattacagaaactatatatatatatatatatatatatatattgctttatttcaGAAGCATGTGTGTTCAATATGCGGCTGGGCGTGCACAAGTTCATCGAATtacaacatacatataaagagacatttcaatatatacatgCATACTTGCGAGGAGTGCGGACAGGGTTTCTACAGGAAATGTGATATGAATGCTCATATTaggtaatattaatagtagtTATTACTTAAGTTATTAAGATGgagaatttagatttttttttatgtctttgTTTTGTTAAGAGGCACAATAAATAGTGTTTGGTAAATAAGATTTGTTCATAACTACCATatgataaatttctatttttatctttatttcgtAGAATCTGTacagcatttatttttattttatttaatcactttagattattttaatttagaacgAATGTAACCTTAACCTTCTTTGTaaacatcttttatattttttaagaatacgtttttttattttatagattaaaaattttttttttcacagacGTCACACAGGCGAGCGTCCGTTCAAATGTTCGTATTGTTCTAGAAGTTTCGCTAGACACGACGCACTCAACAGGCACATTAAGCGACACACGGGTAcgttataatatgtttaaccATTTTACCAtagattttacatattttgctGAAATGAAATAAGACAAAGcctataaaagaaattgtttcaTTTTGGAAACACATTAACTGAGAATAATATGACAGATACCATTATGTTATGatgatttcattgtttttgaatttgctattaaaattatacagaaaaaccatagattaaaaaataaacattttgactTTCCCAACaaacgttatatataatattggctATTGGCTACATAGCCTATTGGCCTATGTACCTATtggtacatacatatatatatatatataaaataatattttatttgttccaGACGAAAGGCCGTATCCATGTAACTTTTGTAAATCAACTTTCACTAACGCTTACGATCTTAGACACCACAAAGAAAATGCGAAGTCTTGTTTGAAAATTCAAATGTTGTTAGCGAAGAAGAGTAATGTTGCCAGTGATATGGTATTAACAACAAATGTTACCTGAtgcaaatttgttttattttacctttgaaaaaatattctttataaagtaCAAGGTTAAAttcaaacttttaataataataatgtgatattttaattgtaacatatTTCTGTAGTACTTCAAGGTTACTTAGTTTTTACTGTGCATCTCAACATTTGTCTTTTCttccttttttgtttaatttataaacttgggtttgaatacattttaattatattttaaaatgtgaagTTGATAACTTCagtgacatttttttctttgaaatatagaAGATGGTGGATATTGATATTGACAAAAAGGACAAATAGTAATaggtaataattttgtgttcAAAAACCCATTACTGccgttgtttttatataaaagcgaTTTAAGCGCTTACAAAAGTGGTAGACTCAAACGCTTTattgtcattttttattttttttatcatatggAGTTGCCGCATTTAAAGatacttatttcattaaactaaATCACTACAGTGTGTAACTTAAGCGGCACCAGTGTTtgtattactaataaaaaagaatgttacaagatcaaagaaaaaaattaaaataaatttccatattttattGCTCTGTACAAAATTCTTACATTGGATAAATAGCGTCTTTATTTTTGGACACCATGAtggaagatatttaaaaataaatcatctcatatataaaagtattaaccataataattaaatata
The window above is part of the Danaus plexippus chromosome 7, MEX_DaPlex, whole genome shotgun sequence genome. Proteins encoded here:
- the LOC116770573 gene encoding protein FAM177A1-like — translated: MESKKELHNSQVEVNLSRPIKVIHFSDGIEEIMEENQVTELDSAPKDNEVVDPKTLSWGPWFTYQTWKSGSKVLGALDYAGETLANFFGITTPKYIIEIEEYERMQMEKKKIDEESAGWVPKSVDIPLVLNEPIKTDKEENV
- the LOC116770808 gene encoding zinc finger protein 62 homolog, giving the protein MEIICRACLSKHEQTDLLQYSEKNRRLFVYCTGLQVKRNDAFAFQMCKDCYINMKVACHFKKTCRNSDKKIKKYSAIKESGHYIDIYDFLKDNDDPIKLRLPLNLGNSPSPYRRDEDNESTCTSIQNFMTDILQELPDSEANIIKQVIEEEADILEDSLDSHWLEDLSDNELGMDFSFSPFSTPRTLQNDKDDDISTSKTLNNNEEIKINKTHECSLDNIITRSMDIDLESLDKRINCEAGSNVCVIDINIENALKNTAEKVMLDDLLSTPPVLPNVTSPATPLIKNILFGDMEETSRYNDEPLTRTTEIKENIEVIDEFLYKNVLNDVNTEDGYNDINEIERYLTKPEIKRKNLEDIPSAKNKYCITNFYCKMCDRKFKNLVALKVHCAKYHKLKIPKDNVARIRKKMICDYCGKIFNSPRCIIKHIENHKNPVSYECKRCSLKFDTKSKLRLHQGTHEHNANNNNVIKKHVCSICGWACTSSSNYNIHIKRHFNIYMHTCEECGQGFYRKCDMNAHIRRHTGERPFKCSYCSRSFARHDALNRHIKRHTDERPYPCNFCKSTFTNAYDLRHHKENAKSCLKIQMLLAKKSNVASDMVLTTNVT